One part of the Syntrophorhabdales bacterium genome encodes these proteins:
- a CDS encoding NAD(P)-dependent oxidoreductase produces MKVLVTGGSGYVGGAITDILGDTGHEVRLLDALLYEECYRKPGNFIYGDVRDHALLLQQLKWADAVIWLAALVGDGACALHPDITLQINQESVKFVAEHFDGRIVFLSTCSVYGAQDGELDEESPLNPLSVYAATKLGAEGYLKGKNAIIFRLGTLFGVGDLFSRLRLDLVVNTLTVRAHQDGQITVYGGNQFRPLLHVRDAAQACVDHLTTTHTGIFNLHRQNVRIIDLAYQVRNHFPDMVIQPVDIKFQDARNYRVTSRKAQETLGFKPRYLIDDGIEEIKELLITHRLKTVDNPRYTNQAFLSMFNTHSLYKGGTDERTG; encoded by the coding sequence TTGAAAGTTCTAGTCACAGGAGGTTCTGGTTACGTTGGTGGTGCAATAACTGATATACTCGGAGACACCGGTCACGAGGTGCGCCTGTTGGATGCCCTGTTGTACGAGGAATGCTATCGAAAACCGGGGAATTTCATTTACGGCGATGTAAGAGACCACGCCCTCTTGCTCCAACAGCTCAAGTGGGCAGATGCAGTGATCTGGCTTGCAGCGCTTGTGGGGGACGGGGCGTGTGCGCTCCACCCGGACATCACCCTTCAAATCAACCAGGAGTCGGTTAAGTTTGTTGCCGAGCATTTTGATGGGCGTATCGTTTTTTTGTCCACGTGCTCAGTCTATGGCGCACAAGATGGAGAGCTTGACGAAGAATCGCCCTTGAATCCGCTCTCTGTGTATGCAGCGACTAAGCTGGGAGCCGAAGGATACCTGAAAGGGAAGAACGCGATTATATTCCGGCTGGGTACTCTTTTCGGTGTGGGCGACCTGTTCTCGCGGCTGCGTCTCGACCTTGTCGTCAACACACTGACTGTCAGGGCGCACCAGGATGGTCAGATTACGGTCTACGGGGGGAACCAATTCAGACCCCTTCTTCATGTGCGCGATGCAGCCCAGGCGTGTGTCGACCACCTGACCACCACCCATACCGGTATATTCAACCTTCACCGGCAGAATGTGCGGATAATCGATCTTGCCTACCAGGTGCGAAATCATTTCCCGGATATGGTCATCCAGCCCGTGGACATAAAATTCCAGGACGCAAGAAACTATCGCGTAACCAGCCGCAAGGCCCAGGAGACGCTCGGTTTCAAGCCGAGATACTTGATCGACGATGGCATTGAGGAAATAAAGGAGCTTCTAATTACCCATCGCCTGAAGACGGTGGATAACCCGCGCTATACCAACCAGGCTTTTCTCTCGATGTTCAACACGCACAGCCTGTACAAGGGAGGGACAGATGAAAGAACAGGATGA
- a CDS encoding dTDP-4-dehydrorhamnose 3,5-epimerase family protein produces MKEQDETPRLIEGGLAVDDRGQLAFVNDFDFARVKRFYLVSNHVSGFVRAWHAHRHEAKYVYVTSGAAIVGAVQIDDWDQPSKTATVHRYVLSAKKPSILYVPAGYANGFKSLTDDTGIIFFSTASIEEARNDDVRYDAHYWDIWNIIER; encoded by the coding sequence ATGAAAGAACAGGATGAAACGCCCCGGCTCATAGAGGGCGGCCTAGCAGTTGATGATCGAGGCCAGCTTGCTTTCGTAAATGATTTCGACTTCGCGCGCGTGAAGCGGTTCTATCTGGTCTCCAACCATGTCTCAGGCTTCGTAAGAGCCTGGCACGCGCATAGGCATGAAGCAAAATATGTGTATGTCACGAGTGGGGCCGCCATAGTCGGGGCAGTGCAGATCGACGATTGGGACCAACCTTCTAAGACGGCCACAGTGCACCGCTATGTTCTTTCCGCAAAAAAACCTTCTATCCTGTATGTTCCTGCCGGATACGCAAACGGTTTCAAATCACTGACTGATGATACGGGCATCATATTCTTTTCTACCGCATCGATCGAAGAGGCAAGGAACGACGACGTGCGCTATGACGCCCACTACTGGGATATCTGGAACATTATTGAAAGATAA
- a CDS encoding sugar nucleotide-binding protein: MAMRRVLVVGASGMLGSMVTDFFSRDPQVELSVAVRSEALAKKGRKHFPEITWHVFDVENDRPALLDDIISTSSWIINCIGKTKPYTHDDNPEEIERAIKVNALFPYELAIAAQRKESRVLSIATDCVFSGERGEYVESDKHDALDVYGKTKSLGECYLTNAYNLRCSIIGPESKSYVFLLEWFRRQPKGAHVNGFTNHHWNGVTTLQFARLCHGVIKNGLDLSHIQHVIPGDTISKADLLLCFAENYGRPDITINPTKAAVVVNRVLSTEKPDLNEKIWKSAGYSLPPTVGEMVAEMARFDFRMEAVFS; encoded by the coding sequence ATGGCAATGAGAAGAGTTCTGGTTGTTGGGGCTTCCGGAATGCTGGGTTCCATGGTCACGGATTTCTTCTCGAGGGACCCCCAGGTGGAACTGAGCGTGGCCGTGCGAAGCGAGGCGCTCGCAAAGAAGGGACGAAAGCATTTTCCGGAAATAACGTGGCACGTGTTTGATGTAGAAAACGACCGTCCGGCATTGCTCGATGACATCATCAGCACCTCGTCATGGATTATCAACTGCATAGGCAAAACCAAACCATATACCCATGATGATAACCCTGAGGAGATAGAGCGAGCTATAAAGGTGAATGCGCTCTTCCCTTACGAGCTGGCAATAGCTGCTCAAAGAAAGGAATCGAGAGTGCTCTCTATCGCCACCGACTGTGTGTTTTCCGGTGAAAGAGGCGAGTATGTAGAAAGTGACAAGCACGATGCGCTCGATGTGTACGGGAAAACCAAAAGCCTTGGGGAATGTTACCTTACGAATGCCTACAATCTGCGTTGCTCTATTATCGGGCCAGAGTCCAAAAGCTATGTTTTTCTTCTCGAGTGGTTCAGACGACAGCCAAAGGGAGCGCACGTGAACGGGTTTACCAACCACCACTGGAACGGCGTGACGACCCTGCAGTTTGCCCGGCTCTGCCACGGCGTGATCAAGAACGGACTTGATCTTTCCCACATTCAGCACGTGATTCCTGGTGATACCATCTCCAAGGCTGACCTCCTTCTGTGCTTTGCAGAAAATTACGGAAGGCCGGACATCACGATTAATCCGACCAAAGCCGCGGTGGTGGTCAACCGGGTCTTGTCAACGGAGAAACCTGATCTGAACGAGAAAATATGGAAATCGGCCGGATACTCTTTGCCTCCGACGGTCGGCGAGATGGTCGCCGAGATGGCGCGGTTCGATTTCAGAATGGAGGCTGTTTTCTCATGA
- the wecB gene encoding UDP-N-acetylglucosamine 2-epimerase (non-hydrolyzing), with amino-acid sequence MKIMTILGTRPEIIRLCLIIKKIDNLCEQVILHTGQNYDTNLNDIFLEQLEVRPADYHFGAKGSFGGQIATILTESERVMLKEKPDRFLVLGDTNSSLAAIMAKRLHIPVYHMEAGNRCYDDRVPEEVNRRIIDHSSDILMPYTERSRKNLLSEGIPGERIYVTGNPIYEVINHYDSQIQASKIHTDLGLEKQNYFLVTLHRAENVDIAERLTGFITGLDLLERKYGLPIIVSTHPHTRKRIDSLSIDSQNRQIRFLPPFGFFDFVSLERNAACVLSDSGTVQEECCIFGMPNVTLRDVTERPETIECGSNMLSGGEPESILRCVSAVLGRAGTWTPPAEYMMTNVSDTVVKIVMGFRL; translated from the coding sequence ATGAAAATAATGACAATTCTAGGAACGCGGCCCGAAATAATTCGCCTGTGTCTCATCATCAAGAAGATCGACAACCTCTGCGAACAGGTGATTTTGCATACGGGCCAGAATTACGATACTAACCTGAATGACATCTTTCTCGAGCAGCTTGAAGTGCGCCCGGCAGACTATCATTTCGGGGCTAAAGGTAGTTTTGGTGGGCAGATAGCCACAATTCTTACTGAGAGCGAAAGAGTGATGTTGAAGGAGAAGCCTGACAGGTTTCTCGTCCTGGGCGACACAAACAGTAGTCTGGCAGCGATCATGGCAAAAAGACTCCATATCCCCGTATACCATATGGAAGCAGGCAATCGCTGCTACGACGACCGCGTTCCGGAGGAAGTCAATCGACGAATCATCGATCACAGCAGTGATATTCTCATGCCTTATACCGAACGAAGCCGGAAAAATTTGTTGTCCGAAGGCATCCCGGGCGAGCGCATTTACGTTACCGGGAACCCGATCTATGAGGTGATCAATCATTATGACAGTCAGATACAGGCATCCAAAATCCATACTGATCTCGGCCTCGAAAAACAGAACTATTTTCTCGTTACGCTTCATAGGGCCGAAAATGTCGATATAGCGGAACGCCTCACAGGTTTTATCACCGGCCTTGATCTCCTGGAACGTAAGTACGGGTTACCCATAATCGTCAGCACCCACCCCCACACCAGGAAAAGGATCGATTCCCTCAGCATAGACTCGCAAAATCGGCAGATCCGTTTCCTCCCTCCCTTCGGCTTTTTCGACTTCGTCAGTCTCGAACGCAATGCTGCCTGCGTTCTGAGCGACAGTGGCACGGTCCAGGAGGAGTGCTGCATTTTCGGAATGCCGAATGTAACCCTTAGAGACGTGACCGAACGGCCGGAAACTATCGAATGCGGCAGCAATATGCTGAGCGGAGGCGAACCCGAATCCATTCTGAGATGTGTCAGTGCGGTACTCGGGAGGGCCGGCACGTGGACGCCGCCTGCAGAATATATGATGACAAACGTCAGTGACACGGTAGTAAAAATTGTCATGGGCTTTAGGCTCTGA
- a CDS encoding glycosyltransferase family A protein, with amino-acid sequence MSRVSVIIPCFNDGTYIDETVDSVLAQTYQDFEIIIVNDGSTDPRTNDILSNYSRPNTRVIQTTNQGASNARNRAIEEARGEFMLPLDADDKIGTEYLEEAVKVLDGDPDVGIVYCLAEFFGDKKGLWELPPYSLEQMLVGNLIFCSALFRKTDWLKVNGYNPNMRYGFEDWDLWLSIIELKRRVLQIPEVLFFYRVRNVSRTTLMTEDRILDMRVQLFRNHQQLYTDNIRSLLEQIVKTELIFQNLDHAYYEVINSKTWRLTEPLRRLASVFQRKSQLPSDR; translated from the coding sequence GTGTCGCGAGTCTCCGTCATAATACCCTGCTTCAATGACGGGACATACATCGATGAAACGGTAGATTCCGTTCTTGCGCAGACATATCAAGACTTCGAGATTATTATCGTGAACGATGGGTCGACGGACCCACGGACCAATGACATTCTCAGCAACTATTCCCGACCTAATACCAGGGTCATTCAAACCACCAACCAGGGGGCATCCAACGCGCGCAACCGGGCCATTGAGGAGGCCCGTGGAGAATTCATGCTGCCCCTCGACGCGGACGACAAAATTGGGACGGAATACCTGGAAGAGGCTGTGAAGGTACTCGACGGGGACCCTGATGTCGGAATTGTGTACTGTCTAGCCGAATTCTTTGGTGACAAAAAAGGGCTCTGGGAACTTCCGCCCTATTCGCTTGAACAGATGCTGGTGGGTAATTTAATCTTCTGCTCTGCACTCTTCAGGAAAACGGACTGGTTAAAGGTGAACGGGTATAACCCCAACATGCGCTACGGTTTCGAGGACTGGGATTTATGGCTATCCATCATAGAACTAAAGAGAAGAGTTCTCCAAATACCCGAGGTGCTCTTCTTTTACAGGGTCAGGAACGTATCCCGAACCACGTTAATGACCGAAGATAGAATACTCGACATGCGGGTCCAGCTCTTTCGTAACCATCAGCAGCTGTATACCGATAACATAAGAAGTCTTCTTGAGCAGATCGTTAAGACCGAGCTTATTTTTCAGAACCTCGACCACGCCTATTACGAAGTCATAAACTCCAAGACATGGAGACTCACCGAGCCCCTTCGCAGGTTGGCCTCCGTGTTCCAAAGAAAGTCTCAGTTGCCATCGGACAGATGA
- a CDS encoding rhamnan synthesis F family protein: protein MNRICVFAHYDRDNMVDQYVLRYLEGLRKVTQHIIFVSTSRLGAHDIKVLERVCGLVITRENIGYDFMSWQVGLESVTDIASYDELILCNDSVYGPLYPLDKIFDKMAKRACDFWGITADADIAFHLQSYFLVFRKNLMATDAFKSFWRSIIPEQSKKEIIEKYEIGLTDTLVKQGFKPAVLISYTPSFPRHLWSMRKPWSFKKCLWLFIVAPLSGIIPRWKNMAPPSRKFVNTTYVYWSKLVIHRKMPFLKIDLLRTNPTGTRIDHYARVLGRYSDYEVSHIVNHLKRMNEEAKGVSSAGPQADASAGLRQDTTVSSRVNYSQSEVRRRPAG from the coding sequence ATGAATAGAATCTGCGTTTTTGCCCACTACGATCGTGACAACATGGTTGACCAGTACGTCCTTAGGTACCTCGAAGGCCTCCGCAAGGTGACTCAACATATCATATTCGTGAGCACGTCACGTCTGGGCGCCCATGACATCAAAGTCCTGGAGCGGGTCTGTGGTTTGGTAATCACGAGAGAGAATATCGGGTATGACTTCATGAGCTGGCAGGTCGGCCTTGAATCAGTGACTGATATCGCGTCGTACGACGAACTGATTCTCTGCAATGATAGCGTGTACGGTCCTCTTTACCCGCTAGACAAAATTTTTGATAAAATGGCGAAACGAGCGTGTGATTTCTGGGGGATTACAGCGGACGCGGATATAGCGTTTCATCTGCAAAGTTACTTCTTGGTTTTCAGGAAAAATCTGATGGCTACGGACGCATTTAAGTCGTTCTGGAGATCCATAATTCCTGAACAATCAAAAAAAGAGATTATTGAGAAATATGAAATCGGATTGACTGATACCCTGGTCAAGCAGGGGTTCAAGCCCGCAGTCCTCATAAGCTATACTCCTTCATTCCCAAGACATCTGTGGTCGATGAGGAAACCATGGAGCTTCAAGAAGTGCCTCTGGCTGTTCATCGTTGCGCCTCTGTCCGGCATCATCCCCCGTTGGAAAAATATGGCTCCCCCCTCGCGGAAATTCGTCAATACCACGTACGTTTATTGGAGCAAGCTGGTCATCCACCGCAAAATGCCCTTTTTGAAAATAGATTTGCTGAGAACCAATCCCACGGGAACACGCATAGACCATTACGCCCGCGTTCTGGGCAGGTACTCTGATTATGAAGTAAGTCACATAGTGAATCACCTGAAAAGAATGAACGAAGAGGCCAAGGGTGTGTCGTCCGCAGGCCCCCAAGCGGATGCGAGCGCAGGTCTCAGGCAGGACACAACCGTCAGCTCACGGGTGAATTATAGTCAGTCGGAGGTAAGGCGTAGGCCTGCCGGCTAA
- a CDS encoding class I SAM-dependent methyltransferase has translation MEQLRYGAGLEKYKIDLIKRFVDRGRLLEIGPAYGAFLYCAQQEGFQVEAIEMDEDCCKFIDETLGIRSRCEGDVTFALQQLSPCNVIALWHVIEHLPSPWTGLRAIANALLPGGIAVIAAPNPDALQFSLLGRRWTHVDAPRHLELIPRSLLMKEMQSVGLETVLSTTTDEGSIGWNRFGWEFSFANMADHPVVKHYMRKMGLLISQIAGPIERREGLGSAYTLIFQKSAH, from the coding sequence ATGGAACAGCTCCGCTATGGAGCAGGGCTTGAAAAGTACAAGATAGATCTTATAAAGCGGTTCGTGGACAGAGGGCGACTCCTCGAGATCGGCCCGGCGTACGGTGCGTTTCTTTACTGCGCACAGCAGGAAGGTTTTCAAGTGGAAGCTATCGAAATGGACGAAGATTGCTGTAAGTTTATTGACGAGACCCTCGGCATACGTTCTCGATGCGAGGGTGACGTAACCTTTGCACTCCAGCAGCTGTCCCCCTGCAACGTAATTGCGCTCTGGCACGTGATCGAACATTTGCCGTCCCCCTGGACAGGATTGAGGGCCATTGCAAATGCGCTCCTCCCCGGGGGAATCGCTGTCATTGCGGCACCTAACCCTGATGCTCTGCAGTTTTCTCTTCTGGGCCGCCGGTGGACTCACGTGGATGCACCACGACACCTGGAACTTATTCCGCGAAGTCTTCTTATGAAGGAGATGCAATCCGTAGGACTCGAAACAGTCCTGAGCACTACCACAGACGAGGGCAGCATTGGCTGGAACCGTTTTGGATGGGAGTTTTCCTTTGCTAACATGGCCGATCATCCGGTCGTAAAGCACTATATGAGGAAGATGGGATTGCTAATCAGCCAGATAGCGGGGCCCATTGAGCGCAGGGAAGGGCTTGGAAGCGCCTACACGTTGATATTTCAAAAATCAGCGCACTGA
- a CDS encoding glycosyltransferase gives MDKIKFSVLLPTRNRLNLLKYAVETVIRQDYDNWEIIISDNYSEENIAAYVESLNDTRVKYFRTETFVPVTDNWNHALGKSSGDYIIMLGDDDGLMKGFFRIVSGLIEAHDSPELIYTRALLYAYPGVLPAFPDGFLSVAGCAEFFKKGEKPFFLDKKTAVKLVKRSMNFHVSFDYNMQYSIMSRKLISNIGSVKFFQSPYPDYYATNVAFLKAGRILISPLPLVTIGISPKSFGFFYFNQREEEGVEFLKNIPEPELADRLGSIMLPGSNMNSSWLLAMETIRSRYKSEFNLRVNYRRYRVLQVLHLCQNYFGLGTVTKAQMKELWRRLSTWERISYTTRIFAWFLVERVFTITSTRRRSIRRVLGLTDPLPDFNPKKSESRYRNLLEVFEQVEPEAYLHFAGK, from the coding sequence ATGGATAAAATCAAGTTTTCAGTACTCCTCCCGACGAGAAACCGGCTAAACCTATTGAAGTACGCTGTCGAGACAGTTATTCGGCAAGACTATGATAACTGGGAAATTATCATTTCAGATAATTACTCCGAAGAGAACATTGCAGCATACGTCGAATCCCTTAATGACACTCGGGTGAAGTATTTTCGAACAGAAACTTTTGTGCCGGTCACGGATAACTGGAACCACGCTCTCGGGAAGAGTTCGGGTGATTATATTATCATGCTCGGGGATGATGACGGGCTGATGAAGGGCTTTTTCAGAATTGTATCCGGGTTAATCGAGGCCCACGATTCACCAGAACTGATTTATACACGGGCACTTTTGTATGCCTATCCGGGGGTCCTCCCCGCATTTCCGGATGGCTTCTTGAGCGTTGCGGGGTGTGCCGAATTCTTTAAAAAAGGGGAGAAGCCCTTTTTCCTCGACAAGAAAACTGCGGTCAAACTGGTCAAACGATCAATGAATTTTCACGTATCCTTTGACTATAATATGCAGTACTCGATTATGAGCCGGAAGCTCATCAGCAACATTGGAAGTGTGAAATTCTTTCAATCACCCTATCCTGATTACTATGCTACCAACGTGGCATTTCTCAAAGCAGGGCGGATTCTCATCTCTCCTCTCCCATTGGTCACCATAGGGATCAGTCCAAAATCCTTCGGCTTTTTCTATTTTAATCAGCGGGAGGAAGAAGGCGTCGAATTCCTCAAGAATATTCCCGAACCTGAGCTAGCAGACCGGCTTGGTTCCATTATGCTGCCTGGCAGCAACATGAACAGTTCCTGGCTTCTTGCCATGGAGACCATCAGGTCACGGTACAAATCCGAATTCAACTTGAGAGTGAATTACCGGCGTTATCGCGTGCTCCAGGTGCTCCACCTCTGTCAGAATTACTTCGGTCTTGGGACGGTGACAAAAGCTCAGATGAAAGAGCTTTGGAGGCGTCTGTCGACATGGGAGCGGATCTCCTATACTACAAGAATCTTCGCTTGGTTTCTGGTGGAAAGAGTCTTTACCATAACATCAACACGAAGAAGATCAATCAGGAGAGTGCTTGGGCTCACTGACCCGTTGCCTGACTTTAATCCGAAAAAATCCGAATCGCGCTATCGAAACCTGCTCGAGGTGTTCGAGCAGGTGGAGCCGGAAGCCTATCTTCACTTCGCAGGAAAATAA